From Xiphophorus hellerii strain 12219 chromosome 6, Xiphophorus_hellerii-4.1, whole genome shotgun sequence, the proteins below share one genomic window:
- the tssk6 gene encoding testis-specific serine/threonine-protein kinase 6 translates to MMEKTFMETKGYTYKCSLAEGSFGKVVKAESIHLKKLVAIKIIGLNKYTTVNREKFVTQEKEIIRTLKHPNIVKTYDVFESRSEMVYVVMELCPQGDVAKLISARGALDECFSCRLFKQLCLAIQYLHGINIAHKDIKCENLLLDVHYNLKLCDFGFSEKLTYVQGKLVPSDTHCGTLQYAAPEILKNLSHNSKISDAWSMGIVLYKMLCGSLPFTTTNTTKLVQLQMKHNIKFPTGSSVSSQAKELIHSILHPMVEHRITVSRMLESQWVLMLTVEDRDEGTAASQTAPVSEIKEDKLTINNSDA, encoded by the exons ATGATGGAGAAAACGTTTATGGAAACCAAGGGCTACACATATAAGTGTTCCCTTGCAGAAGGATCGTTTGGTAAAGTTGTAAAAGCAGAGTCAATTCATCTGAAGAAACTAGTCGCTATAAAGATTATTGGCCTGAACAAATACACCACCGTCAACAGAGAAAAGTTTGTCACTCaggaaaaagaaattattaGAACTTTAAAGCATCCCAACATCGTCAAAACCTATGATGTGTTTGAATCTCGCTCAGAAATG GTCTACGTGGTGATGGAGCTCTGCCCACAAGGAGACGTCGCAAAGCTCATTTCGGCCAGAGGGGCTCTAGATGAATGTTTCAGCTGCAGACTTTTCAAGCAGCTGTGTCTGGCCATTCAGTACCTTCATGGAATTAACATTGCTCACAAAGAtattaaatgtgaaaaccttCTTTTGGACGTGCACTATAACCTCAAACTGTGTGACTTTGGCTTCAGCGAGAAGCTCACGTACGTCCAGGGCAAATTGGTGCCGAGTGACACCCACTGCGGCACCTTGCAATACGCGGCACCGGAGATCCTGAAAAACCTCTCGCACAACTCAAAGATCTCTGACGCGTGGAGCATGGGCATCGTGTTGTACAAGATGCTCTGCGGGTCGCTTCCCTTCACCACCACCAACACGACAAAACTAGTGCAGCTTCAAATGAAGCATAACATCAAGTTCCCAACTGGCTCGTCTGTTTCAAGTCAGGCGAAAGAGCTGATCCACAGCATTCTGCACCCCATGGTGGAGCACCGGATCACAGTGAGCAGGATGCTAGAGAGCCAGTGGGTGTTGATGTTGACTGTGGAAGACCGCGACGAGGGGACGGCGGCGAGCCAGACGGCACCTGTAAGTGAAATCAAAGAGGATAAGCTAACAATAAATAACTCGGACGCATAG